A window of the Equus przewalskii isolate Varuska chromosome 10, EquPr2, whole genome shotgun sequence genome harbors these coding sequences:
- the RNF222 gene encoding RING finger protein 222 isoform X2, with product MSEGESKDSLGSECPVCYEKFRDLEGASRTLSCGHMFCHDCLVKYLLSTRVDGQVQRTIVCPICRYVTFLSKKSSRWPSMLDKSSQSLAVPMGLPTVPPLDTMGHTNPLAISQPVWRPSPSQSAQLPLDLLPSLPREPQIFIISRHGMPLGEQDSVLPRRSVAELSEASPAPSSTRSFCCRSRALLLITLIAVLAVVAAVLPWVLLVRK from the coding sequence ATGTCAGAAGGGGAGAGCAAGGACAGCTTGGGCAGCGAGTGCCCCGTGTGCTACGAGAAGTTCCGAGATCTGGAGGGCGCCAGCCGGACACTGAGCTGTGGCCATATGTTCTGCCATGACTGCCTCGTCAAGTACCTACTCTCCACTCGCGTGGATGGGCAGGTCCAGAGGACCATCGTCTGTCCCATCTGCCGCTACGTCaccttcctcagcaagaagagctCCCGCTGGCCCTCCATGCTGGACAAGAGCTCCCAGAGCCTGGCCGTGCCCATGGGTCTGCCCACTGTGCCACCACTGGACACCATGGGCCACACAAACCCCCTGGCCATCTCTCAGCCTGTCTGGAGACCATCCCCAAGTCAGAGTGCCCAGCTGCCCTTGGACCTGCTGCCCAGCCTGCCCCGGGAGCCACAGATCTTCATCATCAGCCGCCATGGGATGCCCCTGGGGGAGCAGGACAGTGTCCTGCCGCGGCGCAGCGTGGCAGAGCTTTCTGAGGCATCCCCGGCACCCAGCTCCACCCGGTCATTCTGCTGCCGCTCCCGAGCCCTACTGCTTATCACTCTCATCGCTGTGCTGGCTGTGGTGGCCGCTGTCTTGCCCTGGGTCCTGCTGGTGAGGAAGTAG
- the RNF222 gene encoding RING finger protein 222 isoform X1 has product MSEGESKDSLGSECPVCYEKFRDLEGASRTLSCGHMFCHDCLVKYLLSTRVDGQVQRTIVCPICRYVTFLSKKSSRWPSMLDKSSQSLAVPMGLPTVPPLDTMGHTNPLAISQPVWRPSPSQSAQLPLDLLPSLPREPQIFIISRHGMPLGEQDSVLPRRSVAELSEASPAPSSTRSFCCRSRALLLITLIAVLAVVAAVLPWVLLGFIKTSFKIT; this is encoded by the coding sequence ATGTCAGAAGGGGAGAGCAAGGACAGCTTGGGCAGCGAGTGCCCCGTGTGCTACGAGAAGTTCCGAGATCTGGAGGGCGCCAGCCGGACACTGAGCTGTGGCCATATGTTCTGCCATGACTGCCTCGTCAAGTACCTACTCTCCACTCGCGTGGATGGGCAGGTCCAGAGGACCATCGTCTGTCCCATCTGCCGCTACGTCaccttcctcagcaagaagagctCCCGCTGGCCCTCCATGCTGGACAAGAGCTCCCAGAGCCTGGCCGTGCCCATGGGTCTGCCCACTGTGCCACCACTGGACACCATGGGCCACACAAACCCCCTGGCCATCTCTCAGCCTGTCTGGAGACCATCCCCAAGTCAGAGTGCCCAGCTGCCCTTGGACCTGCTGCCCAGCCTGCCCCGGGAGCCACAGATCTTCATCATCAGCCGCCATGGGATGCCCCTGGGGGAGCAGGACAGTGTCCTGCCGCGGCGCAGCGTGGCAGAGCTTTCTGAGGCATCCCCGGCACCCAGCTCCACCCGGTCATTCTGCTGCCGCTCCCGAGCCCTACTGCTTATCACTCTCATCGCTGTGCTGGCTGTGGTGGCCGCTGTCTTGCCCTGGGTCCTGCTG